The DNA sequence GGGGGAGTAGGCGAAATCCATGGGCAGCTACCTTCTGAGGGAGGTTGTCGGGTTCATGAAACCGATGCTAGATCAGCCGCCAAAATTTACCTAACCTATTCTCGGCGTGTATAAACATTCATAACCGATATATGATCGGCTGATGCAACCGCAAAAAAACACAACAAGAGCGCAGCCCATGAATCTGAGCAAGGTCGACCTGAACCTCTTCATCGTCTTCGATGCCATCTACACTGAAGCCAACCTGACCCGGGCCGGACAGATCGTCGGCATTACCCAGCCGGCGGTGTCCAACGCCCTGGCGCGCCTGCGCGAAACCTTCAATGACCCGCTGTTCGTACGCACCGCCCAGGGCATGGTGCCCACGCCCATGGCCCAGAACATCATCGGCCCGGTGCGCAATGCGCTGTCGTTGCTGCGGGTGTCGGTTCAGGAAAGTCGCATTTTCAACCCGCTGCAAGCGAACAAGACCTTCCGCATCAGCATGACCGACCTGACCGAGGCGGTGATCCTGCCGCCGCTGTTCCAGCGCCTGCGCCGCCAGGCCCCGGCCGTGGTCATCGAAAGCTTCCTGTGCAAGCGCCGGGAGACCACCAAGGAACTGGCGGCCGGGCGCCTGGATTTCGCCGTCGATGCCCCGCTCAACACCGACCCGCAGGTGCGCCACGTCAAGCTCATGCAGGACCAATACGTCTGCGCCATGCGCAAGGGCCACCCGCTGTACAAGGACAAGCTCAGCCTGGACGAGTACCTGAGCATGACCCACATCCACATCTCCAGCCGCCGCAACGGCCTCGGTTATGTGGACCTGGCCCTGGGCAAGATGGGCCTGCAGCGCAAGGTCGCCCTGCGTTCGCAGCATTACCTGATGGCCTCGCAAGTGCTGCAGCAGACGGACATGGTCATGACCGTGCCGGAGCGTTTTGCACGTCGGCATGAGCTGAATTTCGTGAGTTTGCCGGTCAAGGATGTGCCGCCGGTGGAGACGCATCTGTACTGGCATGAGAGTACGGACCAGGACCCGGCGAACCGGTGGATGAGGGAGCAGATGATTGATTTGTGTCAGTGGGTGACGGCGCAGGATGAGCGGGTGGTGAAGGCGTAAGCGACCGAAGCACTTTCGGCCGCTGAAATGTGTGGAAGGGGAGCCCCGCGTTCAAAAGCGCGGGGGTAAGTTACTTAGGTTGATGTGGTGCAAGATACGTTTTTACAAACGCTGTAGTAGCTGCTTTACGATAAACCCCACCTCCCCCCATCCCGCGTTGCTCTGGAGTCTTGAAATGAACGGCTACAAAGTCCTCCAGACGATACGGCTTTTGCTTGTAGTGTAGATGCATAAAGGCGTAATCGGTATTCTCGGCGTACCCTGCAATGCCTTTACCTATACGCAATGGGTATTCCACCACAATATCCGTCTCACCATTCCGGTTGACTTTGTTCGGCAACTCGCGCCCCTGATTTACTTTGATGGCTTTCCGATTCAGCAGTGTCTCCACGGCCTCTTCAGTGATGTTTTGAGTAAACGAATGCTTAACGAGAAGTTCATCCGCAAGTTTCGTGAGGTTGCTTTTTTCGCTACTCAGGCTAGAAAGTAACCTTTCGCGATCAACCGTGCTCAGCAATTGATCCTCCTGTATCTGTTTATGTCGAAAGGCACACTCACCCGCCAAGTCATTTGCTCTTTTTTGGGCCGCTTTCCCCTCAATTCCGGACTTAAGGGTTTGTAAGCCTGTCTTTCTGTCAGCCAGTTTGGCAATGAAACTATCCGTCTCCGTTGCGAGCTTCGCAGTCTCTTTTTTGGGTGATGCACCAGGGAACCGATCCGGTACCTTTTGCCATAGTTTCTGGTCGGCGCCTGCGGAAATCACCTCGAACCTTTCTGAGAGAGAGTCCAGGGCCTTGCTCACGCCCGAGAGATCAGCGGCTTCTATGGAGGTTCTATTGGCGAAACTTCCGATCCCGCCGTCAACCGTTCGCATCAATCCTGTGAACTCGGAATCGCCTCCCAGACGTCTGTTCATCGCCGTCTGAAATTTTCGGAATTCCTTTTGAACGCCTTGATACGCACTCGCCAGATTAGCAGCGCTGCCTGGGCTACCCAACTCGCCCAGTGTGTTCAAGCTACTCTTATAGTTCTTGATCGCCGCATCGACTGCGTCCTTGAATGCCTCCTCCCCTGCTCCCAAAGCGGTGAACGCACTGTCTGCTTGTGCAAAGCCACCCTGCCCTTCGCTCACAGCTTTTTTCGCTTGCTCAATCTTTTTCTTCAACGCCGCGGGTTTCAGCCCTCTCGACCCAGCCGGCACCGAAGGCACCCTGGCAGCAGCATCAACAACCTCATCGACCGCTTGCCGGGCGATTGCCGCTTGTCGACCCCGCCCCCCGCCGCCCCATATATCCCGAAGCATGCTCAGCACAGGGCCGCCACCTTGCAGCCCGCCATCAACTAGACGGCCGCTGAACTGGCCATGAGTCACCCATCGACCGTCATCGCCCAATCGAATCGGCTGCCGATAGAAATGGCTCGGCGTTTTAGCGAGCCGCCAGGTGCGATAGGACGCGTCCCACTCCACCTCGTAAGTCAAACCGTCGCGCTGGATGTAGTGTTTGCTCCCGACCGAGTAGGTGCCCTTGGCCTGCCCTGCGTCAATGCGCGTTTTGCCATACAGGGCCATTTTACTTTGACGTCCCTCGAAAGCGTCATAAGCATAGTGACGGACTCGGCCCGAACTGCTGGCAGCCTTGGGCGTTAGCGCCACGCTGCCATCATGCCCAAGCTTGAACGTTATCTGCCGCTGCCGGGCAATGCCTTGCAGCCTTTTGACCTTGGTGAACCGACCGGCCCCTACCACCCCCGGCGCGACATCAAGGACGACATCGACCAGGGACATCATCGCCGACGCCAAGTGGTCTATGCCTTCATTGACCCGGCCCTGGAGGAACGCATTCACCGCCCCGTTGGCAGCGATCCAAAAGTCATAGACCGAAATGACTGAGCCTAGAATCGGCATGAAGCCCAAGGTCATTTTCAAATAACCATATATTGCCTGGTGCTCCAGCGCCGCCTCCTCGAGATACAACTCTCGGTTCGAGCGTGAAGAGGCGCGATGCGCGGTAACAAGCCGGCCCATTTCCAGATTGCACAAATGCGTTGGCAGGCTGGTAGACATCGGCCAAGGGGAACTGGCTCCGACAAAGCTTCGAAACCCGCTGCGCAATGCCCGTCGAACCTTGGCGGCATGCGCGTCTGCGTTGCCGTCATCCGCATGTGCCGCCAGATAGTTCAGCATCACAGCGTCCAGGGTCATATCGGCAAGCGCCATTTGCGCTTGCTCCAAACTGCTGTATTCCCTGAATGCATTACCTCTGGGAGTACCCGGCAAATACAGTATGGTAGCGTCGGTTTGCTGGTTAACCAGGAACAACAAACCTGACAATGCGACCTCTGAAGTGCCACCCAGAGCATCTCGCCCCGGGAAGAGCGTTGCAGTCTGAATATTGATATCCAACCCTTGGCTCAAGAGTTGGGCAGGGGTCGATCCATCAGCCAATTGCTCAAGAAGCCGATACGTTGACGTCGACATCCCTCGTCCCTTGACCAACAGCAGTTCGACCTTCAACAGCAACTGCCAGGGCAGCTCCAACCTTTCGCGATGCAGTTCGCGCACGAAGGCACTGCCAACCGGAAGGCGATACGCCGAAGTGATGCGTTTTTCATACTCGCCAGCCGCATCGAGCGACTTCACCAGCTGCTTGACATAATGCTGGCT is a window from the Pseudomonas sp. LS1212 genome containing:
- a CDS encoding LysR family transcriptional regulator, giving the protein MNLSKVDLNLFIVFDAIYTEANLTRAGQIVGITQPAVSNALARLRETFNDPLFVRTAQGMVPTPMAQNIIGPVRNALSLLRVSVQESRIFNPLQANKTFRISMTDLTEAVILPPLFQRLRRQAPAVVIESFLCKRRETTKELAAGRLDFAVDAPLNTDPQVRHVKLMQDQYVCAMRKGHPLYKDKLSLDEYLSMTHIHISSRRNGLGYVDLALGKMGLQRKVALRSQHYLMASQVLQQTDMVMTVPERFARRHELNFVSLPVKDVPPVETHLYWHESTDQDPANRWMREQMIDLCQWVTAQDERVVKA
- a CDS encoding dermonecrotic toxin domain-containing protein: MTDKLSTAPSTMKVDPLWLESREGSGNGLFRAWHQFETTHQRLQRLLGAASKETGTADEFWNARARGTRVSHRQYVADTLYDYLEARLDIEYGLLRLPRQGWRWGRELIEKARRDGPAEITPSWLPALGTKYHYVYVDVPDEDSDTLPGSIVVSRGGAYLLFTLGWDRGAVWFSNRSNLEAFLLDNRVSLWEGMYTVEQLEQAQEIVFSELLRNPFEVVFESAQRRWDKHPEYLSSLLARDLSTADRNQIQERMAREGHSDRALINFGSLDEALALAYREAAVERQEEAILTYLGESPRSDAAQFRLGLLMQDSLDATHHRNEASGRLKALLSASNALGWVAQGDAAFLTCCNDRAQGVVDEARLQHKLGILTLAQQAMVEEVVFSSDADGYAGRQTQVFDLTVHDWKIAGALILVDENGDGGPDEQTSALLYMPGLQGGLLAFANVGALKEALVDTLLARTESVFRDNVPFDQAQAIDDYLNKCLDEGLDVALSLVKVTGKPFIQSLKDQLTHFPRHARAISAGTASYPDTASTAESQGFLESQTFTKLAIPVNEAREVALERVAEQLRTVPAAEQIKQRFDQLPEADRTAVQNNLAAYRTAFIGARELLRQELPDRETFVDGLIRQRLESDIGMIWPFQVILDLPESVREETVLGPDIPTAVGERPSGKIEYLPSDDWVQMTLSDLALANIDDAMKRRLSFMEVIINSPIASNASLGGKLSQHYVKQLVKSLDAAGEYEKRITSAYRLPVGSAFVRELHRERLELPWQLLLKVELLLVKGRGMSTSTYRLLEQLADGSTPAQLLSQGLDINIQTATLFPGRDALGGTSEVALSGLLFLVNQQTDATILYLPGTPRGNAFREYSSLEQAQMALADMTLDAVMLNYLAAHADDGNADAHAAKVRRALRSGFRSFVGASSPWPMSTSLPTHLCNLEMGRLVTAHRASSRSNRELYLEEAALEHQAIYGYLKMTLGFMPILGSVISVYDFWIAANGAVNAFLQGRVNEGIDHLASAMMSLVDVVLDVAPGVVGAGRFTKVKRLQGIARQRQITFKLGHDGSVALTPKAASSSGRVRHYAYDAFEGRQSKMALYGKTRIDAGQAKGTYSVGSKHYIQRDGLTYEVEWDASYRTWRLAKTPSHFYRQPIRLGDDGRWVTHGQFSGRLVDGGLQGGGPVLSMLRDIWGGGGRGRQAAIARQAVDEVVDAAARVPSVPAGSRGLKPAALKKKIEQAKKAVSEGQGGFAQADSAFTALGAGEEAFKDAVDAAIKNYKSSLNTLGELGSPGSAANLASAYQGVQKEFRKFQTAMNRRLGGDSEFTGLMRTVDGGIGSFANRTSIEAADLSGVSKALDSLSERFEVISAGADQKLWQKVPDRFPGASPKKETAKLATETDSFIAKLADRKTGLQTLKSGIEGKAAQKRANDLAGECAFRHKQIQEDQLLSTVDRERLLSSLSSEKSNLTKLADELLVKHSFTQNITEEAVETLLNRKAIKVNQGRELPNKVNRNGETDIVVEYPLRIGKGIAGYAENTDYAFMHLHYKQKPYRLEDFVAVHFKTPEQRGMGGGGVYRKAATTAFVKTYLAPHQPK